The Mucilaginibacter yixingensis genome window below encodes:
- a CDS encoding translocation/assembly module TamB domain-containing protein, with product MGRFGRIALKTILWIIASVLFLVVLVAGLIQVPGVQNFVKDKAVNFLQNKIHTKVQIAHISLGIPKMLILEGVYFEDQKKDTLIAGDKLKVDISMLKLLHNQVEINEIDLEGITAKINRGADSVFNFDYIIKAFAGEQKKQPKPEDTTSTMKFSVGKVNLDRINISYKDVTTGNDVHFLLGHFDTRIKDFDMDKMKFTIPKITLSGFNARIIQTPVGSSVAQAAVVDTTTQPINLRLDLGTIDISKIKVDYQSPEMSTKLDLGKLLVEMDKIDLKNQRVGIKSIELNDTYTGLSLAKPKTVVKAAVKTVKKLDTLVAAPRSSKGWAVLLASLKLSNDHIQFNNEAQKPLPHGLDFGHMDLRNLNTELENLSYKTDTISGKINNLSFDEKSGFRVKQFRTDFFYGPKSAYLNSLYLETPNTVLQKSVQVSYPSLDAITKNIGMLSVNANLDGSHLNLKDVLLLMPSMASMEPFHSHPNSSFKINGHVVGKVNDLRISGVEISGLTETHIKASGVLRGLPDVNKAYFDLNIADFNTSRNDIAMVVPKGTIPSNVSIPAFMDLKGTFKGGMKDFSTKMNLHSSYGNIDLNAVFHGARKGHENYVADVKMNDVNVGALTKQPQMVGKVTLAANVKGTGIDPKHISLQFNGNIASAYVKGYTYKNLQLKGSATDGSYIATARMADPNIHFSLDAKANMNKKYPSVNATLMLDSINLQKLNLVKDDMRLHGKLVADVPTADPDYLNGNIKLTDLVAVNKGQRIKIDTISLVSTATADSSSLRLHTPVLNARLSGKYQLTKIGPALQDVINKYYNTDMAGGATATARAKIDSTKRARVKAGKPIKPAYAPQQFTFDAHLIKTPLLEQFVPDLKQLDPVNLSGKFDSQTGELTVNASAPKIIYATNTVNNVKFNVNTNNNALNYALTVDEVKVGTSFDILYPSVTGKAQDDKLNLSLQVRDAKRKERYRIAGVFTAMQSEYQFSFLQNGLMLDYTPWTVNPNNAFQFGGKGILARDFTISNNNQILSVNSSSQELNSPLTVAFTNFHIETLTKIAQQDSLQVGGVINGKANISNFQASPVFVADMNVGDFSFKGDTVGNIALKVNNQTANAYAANVAITGKGNQVSLDGMYYTTPESRMDMTLNIGTLNMKSIEGFSFGNIRKASGTISGALKITGSPSAPAVRGDVKFNQVGFNVAMLNSYFRMPNESIAFNDEGIRFNNFTMVDSVGNKAIVTGAVYTKTYTDFRFGLDIRTNNFQVMNSGSADNKLYYGKLYLDSHITIKGDTKRPIVDADITVNDKTDMTIVLPSDDPAIEDRAGVVTFGSISQRAEDSILLAKQLDSLKKSEVTGMDVSATLKVDKNASFNIVIDPRNGDIVHIKGEAQLNAGIDPSGKINLTGTYTVNEGSYNLSYATVSRRFEFKQGSTITWTGDPTTADINLTATYVAKVPPIDLVDNYTDDTQRTMFKEKLPFNVNLNLKNELMKPDIGFDIVLPDNTVTVSSDVVDAVQTRLTQIRRDPNEMNKQVLGVLVLGHFIGDNPLQSQGPSAGVEGTIRNSVSGLLSDQLNKLAGNLIEGVDLSFDLQSGEDYSSGVAQNRTDLNIGLSKRFLNDRLTVTVGNNFNLEGQNQPGQKATNIAGNLSVGYKLSKDGRYMLRAYRKDEYIVIQGQVIETGVAFSVTLDYNRFSQIFRKRTAEERAMRQKAKEQDKADKEKEKQQKDQDEKQRQKDQQATGVVTTQLSDEERLHNEELFQPEEQHPLESDTPDNDQDIITSN from the coding sequence TTGGGACGATTTGGACGAATAGCCTTAAAAACCATCCTCTGGATAATTGCAAGCGTACTGTTTTTAGTGGTGCTTGTGGCCGGCCTTATACAGGTGCCCGGCGTGCAGAATTTTGTAAAAGACAAAGCTGTTAACTTCCTGCAAAATAAAATCCACACCAAGGTGCAAATAGCCCACATCAGCCTGGGCATACCCAAAATGCTGATACTGGAAGGCGTTTATTTTGAGGATCAGAAAAAAGACACACTGATTGCGGGCGACAAACTCAAGGTTGATATCAGTATGCTGAAACTACTGCATAACCAGGTAGAGATTAATGAGATTGACCTGGAGGGCATCACCGCCAAGATAAATCGCGGGGCCGACAGTGTTTTTAATTTCGACTACATCATTAAAGCTTTTGCGGGCGAGCAGAAGAAACAACCCAAACCGGAAGATACTACTTCTACCATGAAATTTTCGGTCGGCAAGGTGAATCTCGACCGGATTAACATCTCTTATAAGGACGTCACTACCGGCAATGACGTGCACTTTTTGCTGGGGCATTTTGATACCCGTATCAAAGATTTTGATATGGATAAAATGAAATTCACCATCCCAAAGATCACCCTTTCGGGTTTCAACGCGCGGATCATCCAAACACCGGTGGGCTCATCCGTAGCACAGGCGGCGGTTGTAGATACCACTACCCAACCCATCAACCTGAGACTGGATCTGGGTACCATTGATATCTCCAAAATTAAGGTTGATTATCAAAGCCCGGAGATGAGTACCAAACTGGATTTAGGTAAGCTGCTGGTGGAGATGGATAAGATAGACCTGAAGAACCAGCGGGTCGGTATCAAAAGCATTGAGCTAAATGATACTTACACCGGCCTCTCATTAGCCAAGCCTAAAACGGTAGTAAAAGCCGCAGTAAAAACGGTAAAGAAACTGGATACGCTGGTTGCTGCGCCCAGAAGTTCAAAAGGCTGGGCGGTACTGCTGGCCTCGCTTAAATTAAGTAACGACCATATCCAGTTTAACAACGAAGCCCAAAAGCCACTCCCCCATGGATTAGATTTTGGCCACATGGACCTGCGCAATCTAAACACCGAGCTGGAAAATCTGTCATACAAAACGGATACCATCTCGGGCAAGATCAATAATCTGTCGTTCGATGAGAAAAGCGGCTTCCGCGTCAAACAGTTTCGCACCGATTTCTTTTACGGACCGAAGAGCGCTTACCTGAACAGCCTGTACCTGGAAACTCCTAATACGGTTTTACAGAAAAGCGTACAGGTAAGCTACCCATCGTTGGATGCTATTACCAAAAACATAGGCATGCTCAGTGTTAATGCCAACCTGGATGGCAGTCATCTCAATTTAAAAGATGTATTACTACTGATGCCGAGCATGGCTTCAATGGAGCCGTTCCACAGTCATCCAAATTCATCTTTTAAGATTAACGGACATGTGGTGGGCAAGGTGAATGATTTGCGCATTTCGGGGGTAGAGATCTCTGGTTTGACAGAAACGCATATCAAAGCTTCTGGCGTACTAAGGGGTTTGCCCGATGTAAATAAAGCTTATTTCGATCTCAATATTGCTGATTTCAATACCAGCAGAAATGATATTGCCATGGTTGTACCAAAAGGCACTATTCCGTCCAACGTCAGCATCCCTGCCTTTATGGATCTGAAAGGAACATTTAAAGGCGGCATGAAAGACTTCAGCACCAAGATGAATCTGCACAGCAGCTACGGTAATATTGACCTGAACGCCGTTTTCCATGGTGCGCGCAAAGGGCATGAAAACTATGTGGCCGATGTAAAGATGAACGATGTTAACGTAGGCGCATTAACGAAGCAGCCGCAAATGGTGGGCAAAGTAACGCTGGCAGCAAACGTAAAAGGCACCGGCATCGACCCGAAACATATCAGCCTGCAATTTAATGGCAACATAGCCAGTGCTTATGTAAAAGGCTACACCTACAAAAACCTGCAACTGAAAGGTAGTGCCACTGATGGCAGCTACATAGCCACCGCCCGCATGGCCGACCCAAACATCCACTTCAGCCTGGATGCCAAGGCCAATATGAACAAAAAGTATCCATCGGTAAACGCTACGCTGATGCTGGACAGCATTAATCTGCAAAAACTCAATCTGGTAAAAGATGATATGCGCCTGCATGGCAAGCTGGTAGCCGATGTACCGACTGCCGATCCGGATTATCTGAACGGCAACATTAAACTGACTGATCTGGTTGCTGTCAATAAAGGCCAGCGCATTAAGATTGACACCATCAGCCTGGTATCAACGGCCACTGCCGATAGCAGTTCGTTACGCCTGCACACACCGGTATTGAATGCACGGTTGAGCGGCAAGTATCAGCTGACCAAGATCGGGCCGGCATTACAGGATGTCATCAACAAATATTACAATACCGATATGGCCGGCGGTGCCACGGCAACTGCCCGCGCAAAAATTGACTCTACCAAACGTGCGCGTGTAAAAGCGGGTAAGCCTATCAAACCGGCCTACGCCCCGCAGCAGTTTACCTTTGATGCCCACTTGATTAAAACCCCGCTATTAGAACAGTTTGTGCCAGACCTAAAACAGCTTGACCCGGTAAACCTGAGCGGCAAGTTTGACAGCCAGACCGGCGAGTTGACTGTCAACGCCTCGGCACCAAAAATTATCTATGCTACCAATACCGTTAATAATGTTAAATTCAATGTTAACACCAATAATAATGCGCTTAATTACGCCCTGACGGTTGACGAGGTGAAAGTGGGCACCTCTTTTGATATTCTTTACCCGAGCGTTACTGGCAAGGCCCAAGACGATAAACTAAACCTGAGCCTGCAGGTGCGCGATGCCAAACGCAAAGAACGTTACCGCATTGCGGGTGTATTTACCGCCATGCAGAGCGAGTATCAGTTCAGCTTTCTGCAAAACGGGTTGATGCTGGATTACACCCCGTGGACCGTCAACCCTAACAATGCCTTTCAATTTGGCGGCAAGGGCATCCTGGCGCGCGATTTTACCATATCTAACAACAACCAGATTCTGAGTGTTAACAGTAGCTCGCAAGAGTTAAACTCGCCACTTACCGTTGCCTTTACCAATTTTCATATCGAAACATTAACCAAAATAGCACAGCAGGATTCATTACAGGTGGGTGGTGTTATTAACGGCAAGGCCAACATCAGCAACTTCCAGGCATCGCCGGTTTTTGTGGCTGATATGAATGTGGGCGACTTCAGCTTTAAAGGCGACACCGTGGGCAACATCGCCCTCAAAGTAAATAACCAGACGGCCAACGCCTACGCGGCCAATGTGGCTATTACCGGCAAAGGCAACCAGGTTTCGCTGGATGGTATGTATTACACCACGCCCGAAAGCCGGATGGATATGACACTGAACATCGGCACACTGAATATGAAGAGCATTGAGGGCTTTAGCTTCGGCAACATCCGTAAGGCCAGCGGCACCATTTCAGGGGCGCTCAAAATAACAGGCTCACCAAGTGCGCCGGCCGTGCGCGGCGATGTGAAGTTTAACCAGGTGGGCTTTAATGTGGCTATGCTCAATTCTTACTTCCGCATGCCTAATGAGAGCATTGCGTTTAATGACGAAGGCATCCGTTTCAACAACTTCACCATGGTTGATTCTGTAGGCAACAAAGCCATAGTAACAGGCGCGGTTTACACCAAAACCTATACCGATTTTCGCTTTGGGCTGGATATCCGCACCAATAATTTCCAGGTGATGAACTCCGGGTCTGCCGATAACAAACTGTATTACGGCAAGCTTTACCTGGACAGCCATATTACTATTAAAGGCGACACCAAGCGACCAATAGTGGATGCCGACATCACCGTGAACGATAAAACCGATATGACCATTGTGCTGCCAAGCGATGACCCGGCTATTGAAGACCGGGCAGGGGTGGTTACTTTTGGCAGCATCAGTCAGCGGGCGGAGGATTCCATCTTACTGGCTAAGCAACTCGACTCGCTCAAGAAATCTGAGGTGACTGGTATGGATGTATCGGCCACGCTTAAGGTGGATAAAAATGCCAGCTTCAACATCGTTATCGATCCGCGGAATGGCGATATCGTCCACATCAAAGGCGAAGCCCAATTGAATGCCGGGATTGACCCAAGCGGCAAAATTAACCTGACCGGCACCTACACCGTTAACGAGGGATCATATAACCTGAGCTATGCCACCGTGAGCCGTCGCTTTGAGTTTAAACAAGGCAGTACCATTACCTGGACCGGCGATCCAACCACGGCCGACATTAACCTCACAGCCACTTACGTTGCCAAAGTGCCGCCGATTGACCTTGTAGATAATTATACCGATGACACGCAGCGCACCATGTTTAAAGAGAAGCTGCCTTTTAACGTGAACCTGAATTTGAAGAACGAGTTGATGAAGCCCGATATTGGCTTTGACATTGTTCTGCCTGATAATACTGTAACCGTGTCTTCCGATGTGGTGGACGCCGTACAAACCCGTCTGACCCAGATTCGCCGCGACCCGAACGAGATGAACAAACAGGTGTTAGGCGTACTGGTACTGGGACACTTTATTGGCGACAACCCGCTGCAAAGCCAGGGGCCAAGCGCCGGTGTGGAAGGCACCATCCGCAACAGCGTAAGCGGCCTTCTGTCAGACCAATTAAACAAACTGGCCGGCAACCTGATTGAGGGTGTAGACCTGAGCTTCGACCTGCAGTCTGGCGAAGACTATTCATCAGGCGTGGCCCAGAATCGTACCGATTTAAATATTGGATTATCCAAACGCTTCCTGAATGACCGCCTGACCGTTACCGTTGGCAATAACTTTAACCTGGAGGGACAAAATCAGCCGGGACAAAAAGCTACCAATATTGCGGGCAACCTATCTGTAGGTTATAAGCTGAGTAAAGATGGCCGTTATATGCTGCGCGCGTATAGGAAGGATGAATACATTGTTATTCAAGGTCAGGTGATTGAGACGGGTGTAGCTTTCTCGGTAACGCTGGATTATAACCGTTTCAGCCAGATCTTCCGCAAACGTACGGCCGAAGAACGGGCCATGCGCCAGAAAGCCAAAGAGCAGGATAAGGCCGACAAGGAAAAAGAGAAACAACAAAAAGACCAGGACGAAAAGCAACGTCAGAAAGACCAGCAGGCCACCGGCGTGGTAACTACCCAGTTGAGCGACGAAGAGCGCCTACATAACGAAGAGCTTTTTCAGCCGGAAGAACAACATCCGTTAGAAAGCGATACGCCGGATAACGATCAGGACATCATTACATCAAACTAA
- a CDS encoding BamA/TamA family outer membrane protein gives MSKRAIYLLFVTLILSACSNTKYLTGNQKLYTGPDIQVDTSEITKSDQKFIQNEMKGLIRPLPNSSILGLRVKLWLYNKTHNRKNFIQKFLSKYGEPPVLISNVDVDQNAKIMANRLQNEGFFQSQANGDTASKGKTAKAIFHVAAGPSYAVRNIIWPVNKTNLDTAIAGTRSKTLFVPGNNYNLDIIKGERIRIDAQLKEEGFYYFAPENLIMKIDSTVGKHQVDIQVQVKGETPARARDIYAINNIYIYPNYTLRDTSLMLDKARPYNNYFVVQKREYVHDYVFKNVVQFHNGSIYSRTEHNKALNRFVELGPFKFVKNRFEDVPNTDSNKLNVYYFLTQYPRKSFRFEVLGRTTSANFTGTQLNINWRNRNAFKGAELLTVSLFGSTDVQVSGQNSGYNVYQAGIQTGLSWPRFIAPFNFTSSSAFVPHTNFTLQYAITNRQKLYALNSFSGSWGYQWKQNAHKTHEFHLADVNYVSAANVTQQYKDSIIHTRNPALKHVIDNQLTFGPSYSYTYTNTTEDYRINTFYYNGKISTSALALGLISGADTTAGKVRKIFGAPFNQYVKLENEIRFYHKTGLYSQIAARFIAGVGVPFGNSTIMPYSQQFFIGGTNSLRGFQARSVGPGTYYNADNGGFLADESGDIKLEANIEYRPKLFSIVRGALFMDAGNIWNMRSQAGVPGGAFSKNFINQLAIDAGFGLRFDLTVLVLRTDMGYPLRKPWLPAGQRLKLDTRDGVFNLAIGYPF, from the coding sequence ATGAGTAAAAGGGCCATATATTTATTATTTGTTACGCTGATACTGAGCGCCTGCAGCAACACCAAGTACCTGACGGGCAATCAAAAACTATATACCGGCCCGGATATACAGGTAGATACCTCCGAGATTACCAAGAGCGACCAAAAGTTTATCCAGAACGAGATGAAAGGGCTGATCCGTCCGCTGCCCAACTCATCTATCCTCGGTCTCCGGGTAAAACTTTGGCTGTACAACAAAACGCATAACCGCAAAAACTTCATCCAGAAATTCCTGAGTAAATATGGCGAGCCTCCTGTATTGATCAGCAATGTAGATGTTGATCAGAATGCCAAGATTATGGCTAACCGTTTGCAAAACGAGGGCTTCTTCCAGTCGCAAGCCAATGGCGATACAGCCAGCAAGGGCAAAACCGCAAAGGCAATATTTCATGTGGCAGCCGGTCCGTCGTATGCGGTGCGCAACATTATCTGGCCGGTTAACAAAACCAATCTGGACACCGCCATTGCGGGAACGCGCAGTAAAACATTATTCGTACCCGGCAATAACTACAACCTTGATATTATTAAAGGCGAACGCATCCGCATTGATGCCCAGTTGAAGGAAGAAGGTTTCTACTACTTCGCGCCAGAAAACCTGATCATGAAAATTGATAGTACCGTGGGTAAACACCAGGTAGATATACAGGTACAGGTAAAAGGCGAAACCCCTGCCCGCGCCCGCGATATTTATGCTATCAATAATATCTATATCTATCCCAACTATACATTGAGAGACACCTCGCTGATGCTGGACAAGGCCAGGCCTTACAACAACTACTTTGTGGTGCAAAAACGCGAGTACGTGCACGACTATGTTTTTAAGAACGTAGTACAGTTTCATAACGGCAGCATTTACAGCCGCACCGAGCACAACAAGGCGTTGAACCGCTTTGTGGAGCTAGGCCCGTTTAAGTTTGTAAAGAACCGTTTTGAAGATGTACCCAATACAGATTCCAACAAGCTGAACGTTTACTACTTCCTTACCCAGTATCCGCGCAAATCATTCCGGTTTGAAGTTTTGGGCAGAACCACCTCGGCCAACTTTACCGGTACCCAGTTAAATATTAACTGGCGCAACCGCAACGCCTTTAAAGGGGCCGAGTTACTAACCGTATCGTTATTTGGTAGTACAGACGTGCAGGTATCGGGCCAGAACAGTGGTTACAACGTTTACCAGGCAGGCATTCAAACCGGCCTTTCATGGCCGCGGTTTATTGCGCCGTTTAATTTTACCTCCAGCAGTGCTTTTGTACCGCATACCAACTTCACCTTGCAATATGCCATTACCAACAGGCAGAAACTTTACGCTCTCAACTCGTTCAGCGGCTCATGGGGCTACCAGTGGAAACAGAATGCGCATAAAACACACGAGTTTCACCTGGCCGATGTAAATTACGTGAGTGCCGCCAACGTAACGCAACAATATAAAGACTCCATCATCCATACCCGCAACCCGGCACTGAAACACGTTATTGATAATCAGTTAACATTCGGTCCGTCATACAGTTATACGTATACCAACACCACCGAAGATTATCGCATCAATACTTTTTACTATAACGGTAAAATCAGCACCTCTGCTTTGGCTTTAGGCCTGATAAGTGGGGCCGATACTACGGCTGGCAAAGTGCGCAAAATATTCGGGGCACCATTCAATCAATACGTTAAACTGGAAAATGAGATCCGTTTCTACCATAAAACCGGCCTGTACAGCCAAATTGCCGCACGCTTTATAGCCGGCGTGGGCGTACCGTTTGGCAACTCAACCATTATGCCTTATAGCCAGCAGTTCTTTATTGGCGGCACCAACAGTTTAAGGGGCTTCCAGGCACGATCGGTAGGTCCGGGCACTTATTACAATGCAGATAATGGCGGATTTTTGGCAGATGAATCAGGCGATATAAAGTTGGAGGCCAACATAGAGTATCGTCCTAAACTGTTCAGCATTGTGCGGGGTGCTTTGTTTATGGATGCCGGTAACATCTGGAACATGCGCTCGCAAGCCGGTGTACCGGGTGGCGCCTTCAGCAAAAATTTTATTAACCAGCTGGCTATTGATGCCGGTTTCGGTCTGCGGTTTGACCTTACCGTACTGGTGTTGCGTACAGATATGGGGTATCCGCTGCGCAAGCCATGGTTACCTGCCGGTCAACGCCTCAAGCTGGATACTCGCGATGGTGTGTTTAACCTGGCTATTGGTTATCCGTTCTGA
- the dnaE gene encoding DNA polymerase III subunit alpha, giving the protein MPDFSHLHVHTQFSLLDGAADISKLYKKAAADGMKALAITDHGNMFGVFKFVAEAGKHNVKPIVGCEFYVVEDRHVKQFTKEKRDVRCHQLLLAKNPQGYKNLVKLCSLGYMEGLYSKWPRIDKELILKYHEGLIATTCCIGASVPQAILKKSEAEAEEEFRWWLDLFGEDYYIELQRHEIPEQTTINNVLLKFAKKYNVKVICSNDSHYVDQQDANAHDILLCVNTGDMQSTPIATDEEGGKGYRFGFPNDQFYFKTQAEMGQLFHDLPESLDNTNEIVDKVEVLKLKRDIMLPNYPIPPEFKIHDGPESDTLNQWEYLKHLTFTGAKERYIDITPEAEERINFELFTIRTMGFAGYFLIVADFIKAGRDMGVFIGPGRGSAAGSVVAFCIGITNIDPIKYNLLFERFLNPDRKSMPDIDTDFDDEGRQKVIDYVVDKYGKNQVAQIITYGSMAARTSIQDVGRVLDMPLSDVNTIKKLVPDTLGVTLRQAIEQVPELQEIYKANTLQGTVLREAEKLEGSVRNTGVHAAGIIIAPDDLTTIVPVATAKDSDLLVTQYDGRVIEDAGVIKMDFLGLKTLTIIKGALRMIKQNHGEEIDIDLLPLDDQMTFELYQRGDTNGTFQFESDGMQMYLRDLKPDKFEDLIAMNALYRPGPIEYIPNFIARKHGKEPITYDLPDMEEYLSESYGITVYQEQVMLLSQKLAGFSKGDADVLRKAMGKKQIEILNKMEAQFMDGAIAKGHPKDKLAKIWTDWKAFAQYAFNKSHSTCYALVAYQTAWLKAHYPAEYMASVLNNQNSIDKISFFMEECRRMGIPVLGPDVNESGNAFAVNKKGEIRFGLSGVKGVGEKAVESIIEEREANGAFETVYDFARRSNVRTVNKKSYENLVYGGAFDCFPVHRAQFFGKTENVNLTGIERLIKYANDYQNTQNSTQASLFGGGGDIASFIPEPPMPEVEEWALIEKLKFEKDVIGIYLTGHPLDNYKLELARYCNARVSDLKIMQKARSAEGGEDILAAFNDLRRKGELCIGGLMGNVQHKTTKTGKPFGTFVLEDYNDSYEFAFFGDDYVKFRNMLMDGFFVQVRGNIEEKFRQKDNWDLRVSTINLLSELREKLTKSITVILDLHTLSGQLLDNLETMLQLHGEKYPNKSCSLRFQVRDREDALLVDLPSKSFKVNPCDELLTEIHEITNMEPVLT; this is encoded by the coding sequence ATGCCAGATTTCTCTCATCTTCACGTACATACCCAGTTCTCGCTGTTAGACGGCGCGGCCGATATTTCTAAACTTTACAAGAAAGCGGCGGCCGACGGGATGAAGGCCCTGGCCATTACAGACCATGGTAACATGTTTGGCGTGTTCAAGTTTGTGGCTGAGGCGGGTAAGCACAACGTAAAGCCTATTGTAGGCTGTGAGTTTTATGTGGTGGAAGACCGCCATGTAAAACAGTTTACCAAAGAGAAGCGGGACGTGCGCTGCCACCAGTTGTTGCTGGCAAAAAATCCGCAGGGATATAAAAACCTAGTGAAGCTGTGCTCGTTGGGTTATATGGAGGGTTTGTATAGTAAATGGCCGCGTATTGATAAGGAGCTGATCCTGAAATATCATGAAGGACTGATTGCTACTACCTGCTGTATTGGTGCGTCGGTACCGCAGGCCATCCTGAAGAAAAGTGAGGCTGAGGCCGAAGAAGAATTTAGATGGTGGCTGGACCTATTTGGTGAGGATTATTACATCGAGCTGCAACGCCACGAGATCCCTGAGCAAACTACCATTAACAACGTACTGCTCAAGTTTGCCAAGAAATATAATGTAAAGGTGATTTGTTCAAACGATTCGCATTATGTGGATCAGCAGGATGCTAACGCACACGATATTTTGCTGTGCGTTAACACCGGCGATATGCAAAGCACCCCAATTGCAACGGACGAGGAAGGCGGCAAAGGCTATCGTTTCGGTTTTCCGAATGATCAGTTTTATTTTAAAACGCAGGCCGAGATGGGCCAGCTATTTCATGACCTGCCCGAATCACTGGATAATACCAACGAAATTGTTGACAAGGTAGAGGTGCTGAAGTTGAAGCGCGATATCATGCTGCCCAACTACCCGATACCGCCAGAGTTTAAGATCCACGATGGCCCTGAATCTGACACGCTGAACCAGTGGGAATACCTGAAACACTTAACCTTCACCGGGGCTAAAGAGCGTTATATTGATATTACCCCAGAGGCGGAGGAACGCATCAACTTTGAGTTGTTTACCATTCGTACCATGGGTTTTGCGGGTTACTTCCTCATTGTGGCCGATTTTATTAAGGCTGGCCGGGATATGGGTGTGTTTATCGGTCCGGGCCGTGGTTCGGCAGCGGGATCGGTGGTGGCTTTCTGTATCGGTATTACTAACATCGACCCGATAAAATATAACCTGCTGTTCGAGAGGTTCCTGAACCCCGACCGTAAGTCAATGCCCGATATTGATACCGACTTTGACGACGAGGGTCGGCAAAAGGTAATTGATTATGTGGTTGATAAATATGGCAAGAACCAGGTGGCGCAGATCATTACTTATGGTTCTATGGCTGCCCGTACCAGTATCCAGGACGTGGGCCGGGTGCTGGATATGCCGCTGAGCGATGTGAACACCATCAAAAAACTGGTGCCCGATACGCTGGGTGTTACCCTGCGCCAGGCTATTGAACAGGTGCCCGAACTGCAGGAGATCTACAAAGCCAATACCTTGCAAGGTACCGTACTGCGCGAGGCTGAAAAGTTGGAAGGTTCGGTACGTAACACCGGTGTGCACGCTGCAGGTATTATTATTGCGCCAGACGATTTGACCACTATTGTACCGGTTGCTACCGCTAAGGACTCTGATCTGTTGGTTACCCAATATGATGGCCGTGTAATTGAGGATGCGGGCGTAATTAAGATGGACTTTCTGGGTCTGAAGACCCTCACCATTATCAAAGGTGCCCTGCGGATGATCAAACAAAACCATGGCGAAGAGATTGATATAGATTTGCTGCCGCTGGATGATCAGATGACTTTTGAACTTTACCAGCGTGGCGATACCAACGGTACGTTCCAGTTTGAAAGTGACGGTATGCAAATGTACCTGCGCGATCTGAAGCCCGATAAGTTTGAAGACTTAATTGCCATGAACGCCCTTTACCGTCCGGGCCCGATAGAGTACATCCCTAACTTTATTGCCCGTAAACATGGTAAAGAACCGATTACTTATGATTTGCCGGACATGGAGGAATACCTGTCAGAATCATACGGTATTACCGTTTACCAGGAACAGGTGATGCTGCTGTCGCAGAAGTTGGCCGGCTTTAGTAAAGGCGATGCCGACGTGCTGCGTAAGGCCATGGGTAAAAAGCAGATTGAGATCCTCAATAAGATGGAGGCCCAGTTTATGGACGGCGCCATCGCTAAAGGACACCCTAAAGACAAACTGGCAAAAATATGGACTGACTGGAAGGCCTTTGCCCAATATGCCTTCAATAAATCGCACTCTACGTGTTATGCGCTGGTGGCTTACCAAACTGCCTGGCTCAAGGCCCACTACCCGGCAGAGTACATGGCATCGGTATTGAATAACCAGAACAGCATTGATAAAATTTCCTTCTTTATGGAGGAATGCCGCCGCATGGGCATCCCGGTACTTGGTCCGGATGTGAACGAGAGTGGTAATGCCTTTGCCGTAAACAAGAAAGGCGAGATCCGTTTCGGTTTGTCGGGCGTGAAAGGTGTGGGTGAGAAAGCGGTAGAAAGCATTATTGAAGAGCGCGAGGCAAATGGCGCGTTTGAAACCGTTTATGATTTTGCCCGCCGGTCAAACGTACGTACGGTTAATAAGAAATCATACGAGAATTTGGTTTACGGTGGCGCGTTTGATTGTTTCCCTGTCCACCGGGCACAGTTCTTCGGCAAGACCGAGAATGTGAACCTTACAGGTATCGAGCGTTTAATTAAATACGCCAATGATTATCAGAATACCCAAAATAGTACCCAGGCATCGTTGTTTGGTGGAGGTGGTGATATTGCCTCCTTCATCCCCGAACCACCAATGCCGGAAGTGGAAGAATGGGCGCTGATAGAAAAGCTGAAGTTTGAGAAAGATGTGATTGGTATTTATCTGACCGGTCACCCGCTGGATAATTATAAGCTGGAACTGGCCCGCTATTGCAATGCCAGGGTGTCAGACCTGAAAATCATGCAGAAGGCCCGCTCTGCCGAGGGCGGCGAAGATATCCTGGCAGCTTTTAATGACTTGCGCCGCAAAGGAGAGCTATGCATCGGTGGTTTGATGGGCAACGTGCAACATAAAACCACTAAAACGGGTAAGCCATTTGGTACGTTTGTACTGGAAGATTATAACGACTCCTATGAGTTTGCGTTCTTTGGCGATGACTATGTAAAGTTCCGTAACATGCTGATGGACGGCTTTTTTGTGCAGGTAAGGGGTAATATTGAAGAAAAATTCCGCCAGAAAGACAACTGGGATTTGCGCGTAAGCACCATCAACTTGCTGTCTGAACTGCGCGAGAAACTCACCAAATCTATTACTGTAATACTGGATCTACATACGCTAAGTGGCCAACTGTTGGACAACTTAGAAACCATGCTGCAACTGCATGGCGAGAAGTATCCTAACAAAAGCTGCTCCCTCCGTTTCCAGGTGCGCGATCGTGAAGATGCGTTGCTGGTAGACCTGCCATCAAAAAGTTTCAAGGTTAACCCTTGTGATGAATTGCTGACCGAGATACACGAGATTACCAATATGGAGCCGGTGCTGACATAG